A window of the Cystobacter fuscus genome harbors these coding sequences:
- a CDS encoding DUF6484 domain-containing protein has translation MPAKPSRRSNVLQLPAARARQETASPRVAMGWLAAIEEDGTLQVRLKGGSRSTCPARTTVALEPSHVGREVTLLLEDGDLMPIITGLVLGRSEQPSSGSRSIKLDGERLVLSADREIVLRCGEASITLTRDGKVVVKGANLVQTATGLNRIRGASVQIN, from the coding sequence ATGCCCGCCAAGCCTTCGCGCCGTAGCAATGTCCTTCAACTTCCGGCGGCTCGTGCTCGCCAGGAGACCGCCAGCCCGCGGGTCGCCATGGGCTGGCTGGCGGCCATCGAGGAAGATGGAACGCTCCAGGTGCGGCTCAAGGGTGGCTCCCGGTCCACCTGCCCCGCTCGAACCACGGTAGCGCTGGAACCCTCTCATGTAGGTAGGGAGGTCACGCTTCTCCTCGAAGACGGGGATCTCATGCCAATCATCACCGGCCTCGTTCTGGGTAGGAGCGAGCAGCCATCGAGCGGCTCGCGTTCGATCAAGCTGGACGGCGAGCGGCTCGTACTCTCGGCCGACCGGGAAATCGTGCTGCGCTGCGGAGAGGCCAGCATCACCTTGACACGTGATGGCAAGGTCGTCGTGAAAGGCGCGAACCTCGTGCAGACAGCGACCGGACTCAACCGGATCAGGGGTGCATCGGTGCAGATCAACTAG
- a CDS encoding DUF2169 family type VI secretion system accessory protein — protein sequence MELLNRTPFAAERFVFLHEGLEMLLVVVKGTFTIHAQQDTTRVADEQEPVVTVDEYGGDPTTSSIRRATDVVPAKPATDVLLRGHAYTTQRSRTETLVAMQLGTIKKGVRVVGERVWSQTFGSSVMSDPLPFHRMELLWERAFGGTDASNPENVGRCEENPVGRGFRVRGSKLPVDGAMLPNLESLAHPIQSPGDHRPPSGFGPIAPSWRPRVSYAGTYDDTWRKDVYPFLPKDFDVRFHQCAPPDQILPGHVKGGEAVNVVGISETGQLRFTLPHIRPALAIRVGNHFEEPPLLCDTIIIAGERPAVILIWRASLIVQGRVPNVRTIEVKSLG from the coding sequence ATGGAGCTGCTCAATCGGACACCGTTCGCTGCCGAGCGATTCGTGTTCCTCCACGAAGGCCTGGAAATGCTTCTGGTGGTGGTGAAGGGTACTTTCACCATCCATGCACAACAAGACACCACGCGCGTAGCGGATGAACAGGAACCCGTGGTGACCGTAGATGAGTACGGCGGTGACCCGACCACATCCAGCATCCGCCGTGCGACGGACGTGGTACCCGCCAAACCCGCCACGGATGTGCTGCTGCGCGGCCATGCGTACACCACACAACGCTCGCGGACGGAGACACTCGTGGCCATGCAACTTGGCACCATCAAGAAGGGCGTGCGCGTGGTTGGCGAGCGGGTCTGGAGCCAGACCTTTGGCTCATCGGTGATGTCCGACCCCCTACCGTTCCACAGGATGGAACTGCTCTGGGAGCGTGCCTTCGGCGGCACCGATGCCAGCAACCCGGAGAATGTCGGGCGCTGCGAGGAAAATCCCGTCGGTCGCGGTTTCCGTGTCCGGGGCTCGAAACTGCCGGTGGATGGCGCCATGCTTCCCAATCTGGAGAGTCTGGCCCACCCCATCCAGTCTCCGGGCGATCACCGCCCCCCCTCGGGCTTTGGGCCCATCGCCCCATCCTGGCGTCCACGTGTCTCCTACGCCGGAACATACGACGACACCTGGCGCAAGGACGTGTATCCATTCCTGCCCAAGGACTTCGATGTACGCTTCCACCAATGTGCACCGCCAGATCAAATCCTCCCAGGGCACGTGAAGGGGGGCGAGGCCGTCAACGTGGTGGGTATCTCCGAAACAGGACAGCTGCGGTTCACCCTCCCCCACATCCGCCCAGCACTGGCGATTCGTGTGGGAAACCACTTCGAGGAGCCACCCCTTCTCTGCGATACAATCATCATCGCTGGCGAACGGCCCGCAGTCATACTGATCTGGCGAGCCAGCTTGATCGTCCAAGGCCGCGTCCCCAACGTGCGAACCATTGAGGTCAAGTCTCTTGGCTAG
- a CDS encoding beta-ketoacyl synthase N-terminal-like domain-containing protein, protein MARAIEQLTEHKADLCVVGAVDSLLESTFLHALLAEGRLKTGQSSSGLIPGEGAAALVLERTEDALRRQAWPLAVVDAISLEQDAPHQPHAPIRAEGPTRALRTVLEVAGAGGIRRVMNDLNGERWRFLEWALAETRCLDGLPRGWQLWHPADCLGDVGAAFGLVAVALATRAFARGYHGDGKVLIAACSERGERAAMCLSAPTR, encoded by the coding sequence ATGGCACGCGCCATCGAACAACTCACGGAACACAAGGCGGACCTGTGCGTGGTGGGTGCGGTGGACTCGCTCCTGGAGAGCACCTTCCTGCACGCGCTCCTGGCAGAGGGCCGGCTCAAAACCGGACAAAGCTCCTCGGGACTCATCCCCGGAGAGGGCGCCGCGGCACTGGTGCTGGAACGCACGGAGGATGCCTTGCGGCGGCAGGCCTGGCCCCTCGCGGTGGTGGACGCCATCTCATTGGAGCAGGATGCGCCCCATCAACCGCATGCACCCATCAGGGCCGAGGGCCCCACCCGCGCGCTCCGCACCGTGCTCGAGGTCGCCGGGGCTGGAGGGATCCGCCGGGTGATGAATGATCTCAACGGCGAGCGCTGGCGCTTCCTCGAGTGGGCACTCGCCGAGACACGTTGCCTCGATGGACTTCCACGCGGGTGGCAGCTCTGGCATCCCGCGGATTGTCTCGGTGATGTGGGTGCCGCTTTCGGGCTGGTCGCCGTGGCTCTCGCAACACGGGCCTTCGCGCGTGGGTACCACGGCGATGGCAAGGTATTGATCGCCGCCTGCTCGGAGCGCGGCGAGCGCGCGGCCATGTGTCTCTCCGCTCCGACAAGATAA
- a CDS encoding DUF4150 domain-containing protein: MPNTVIVNNLTVVHKQTNGVSFAFPDVCKTPAPPAPPVPIPYPNVARSSDAAECAQTVTADGNPLMHKGSYFSTSTGDEAGSAQGVVSNKIKGKAYPKMYSFDVKVEGQNVFRFSDIMLQNGGSPTNTPPAAEMQANMLALGNSQTKDLSEAEVTRLKWSKTEAICGDKVQLSLQTRKVDGELSLPVRVHRAEDLKAVLANIHPKVKGNKSQEDWIVVRGPYKKTVRARARQSLLKGKEITNQTLEIKAPEAFRQMVGPFQRLTPQYVRQNIGGSLVWTPTGVNYGWEVCYEIELKEGELVITRKIDFQLIGGATLSAKKKRNWKREIETVWNRKFKLHREKCKRGDRCTCSSKNGCCAWSIRIVCEFGPGQGMKTELHKGTNQASGWGTALWWYSHTWWEGASGVPTTVRAHEFGHQIGMYDEYPEGACDPARQYTNVPSSIMNAGSKLYPRHMKEFHDWFDTKAKSLVGKTKLVRL; this comes from the coding sequence ATGCCCAACACGGTCATCGTCAACAATCTCACGGTCGTCCACAAACAGACCAACGGGGTCTCCTTCGCATTCCCAGACGTGTGCAAGACGCCCGCGCCACCTGCCCCACCAGTGCCCATCCCCTACCCCAACGTCGCCAGATCCTCCGACGCCGCCGAGTGCGCCCAGACGGTCACCGCCGACGGCAACCCGCTCATGCACAAAGGCTCCTACTTCTCGACGAGTACCGGAGACGAGGCGGGAAGCGCCCAGGGCGTGGTGTCGAACAAGATAAAGGGCAAGGCCTACCCGAAGATGTACTCGTTCGATGTGAAGGTGGAAGGACAGAACGTCTTCCGCTTCTCGGACATCATGCTCCAGAACGGTGGCTCGCCCACCAACACCCCGCCAGCTGCCGAGATGCAGGCCAACATGCTCGCTCTGGGCAATTCCCAGACGAAGGATCTATCGGAGGCCGAGGTCACGCGGCTCAAATGGAGCAAGACCGAAGCAATCTGTGGGGACAAAGTCCAGCTCTCGCTCCAGACCAGGAAAGTGGACGGCGAGTTGTCCCTCCCCGTGAGGGTACACCGGGCCGAAGACCTCAAGGCGGTGCTCGCCAACATCCATCCGAAGGTGAAGGGCAACAAGTCACAAGAAGACTGGATCGTGGTCCGCGGACCCTACAAGAAGACAGTCCGCGCCCGCGCGCGTCAGTCGCTGCTCAAGGGAAAGGAGATTACGAACCAGACGCTGGAAATCAAGGCACCTGAAGCTTTCAGGCAGATGGTTGGCCCGTTCCAGCGACTCACTCCACAGTACGTACGGCAGAACATCGGCGGAAGTCTGGTGTGGACCCCCACGGGTGTGAACTATGGCTGGGAGGTGTGCTACGAGATCGAGCTCAAGGAAGGAGAGCTGGTCATCACCCGGAAGATCGACTTCCAACTCATTGGCGGTGCCACGCTGAGCGCCAAGAAAAAACGGAATTGGAAGCGCGAAATCGAGACGGTGTGGAACCGTAAGTTCAAGCTCCACCGGGAGAAGTGCAAGCGCGGTGACCGATGTACCTGCTCCAGCAAGAATGGGTGCTGTGCCTGGAGCATCCGGATCGTCTGCGAGTTCGGTCCGGGCCAGGGCATGAAAACCGAACTCCACAAGGGCACCAACCAGGCAAGCGGCTGGGGAACGGCCCTCTGGTGGTACTCCCACACGTGGTGGGAGGGCGCCTCGGGCGTCCCCACCACCGTCCGAGCGCACGAGTTCGGCCACCAGATTGGCATGTACGACGAGTATCCCGAAGGCGCGTGTGATCCAGCCCGTCAGTACACCAATGTGCCGAGCAGCATCATGAACGCCGGCTCCAAGCTCTACCCGCGCCACATGAAGGAGTTTCATGACTGGTTCGACACGAAGGCCAAATCCCTCGTCGGCAAGACAAAGCTGGTTCGGCTCTAG
- a CDS encoding HEAT repeat domain-containing protein translates to MIVNAGDWLRDILEEHVEELTALWPRRPRAWRTPGFSVRALRQLDERIDAHTDALALAGEDAIPLVDPLLGSEDPNEVLTATHAMLRMGDKAITQRVREAFEQAAADVLQSFAFALARARADTGPDEGPTIQHSVASLYARALRGSLASPDPLLRLLAHEDAAVRERAWHTLAMFGPKRRLDVRREVTATMKDEPFVRRAALKAAAWMRQPWLLDELRRLVDSTGTVRRDALELLAVLGKPEDMFRIRAAVSDIALGPTRFELVGWFGHPALVEVLFPAMEEEEPLTAAAAAMAFRRITGVSADSAQRVELEEDEVHLPDPTMARIRWHKLKDTFGGGTRWSWGENVERGLTDAALVAMDLPSLAEGRLRDAFHGRFDHGPAALEAFPYPG, encoded by the coding sequence ATGATCGTCAACGCCGGGGATTGGCTGCGAGACATCCTCGAGGAGCACGTCGAGGAACTCACCGCACTCTGGCCACGACGCCCGCGCGCGTGGCGCACACCCGGATTCTCTGTCCGAGCGCTCCGGCAACTCGATGAGCGGATTGATGCGCACACCGATGCGCTGGCACTCGCGGGCGAGGATGCCATTCCCCTGGTGGACCCACTGCTCGGCTCCGAAGACCCGAACGAAGTACTCACCGCGACCCATGCCATGCTCCGCATGGGTGACAAGGCCATCACCCAACGCGTGAGGGAGGCCTTCGAGCAGGCTGCCGCAGACGTGCTGCAAAGCTTCGCGTTCGCCCTCGCTCGGGCCCGAGCGGACACGGGCCCGGATGAGGGCCCCACGATCCAGCACTCCGTGGCCTCGTTGTATGCGCGGGCGCTCCGGGGCAGCCTCGCCAGCCCGGACCCGCTCCTGCGACTGCTAGCGCATGAGGATGCGGCCGTGCGCGAGCGGGCGTGGCACACCCTGGCGATGTTCGGCCCCAAGCGGCGGCTCGACGTGCGACGCGAGGTGACCGCCACGATGAAGGACGAGCCTTTCGTGCGCCGGGCCGCGTTGAAGGCCGCCGCGTGGATGAGACAACCCTGGTTGCTGGACGAGCTACGCCGCCTGGTGGACTCGACGGGGACCGTGCGAAGGGATGCGCTGGAGTTGCTCGCGGTGCTCGGGAAGCCAGAGGACATGTTCCGCATTCGCGCGGCCGTCTCCGACATCGCGTTGGGTCCCACCCGCTTCGAGCTGGTGGGGTGGTTCGGTCATCCGGCGCTGGTGGAGGTGCTCTTCCCCGCCATGGAAGAAGAAGAGCCGCTGACCGCCGCCGCCGCGGCGATGGCCTTCCGGCGCATCACCGGCGTGTCGGCCGACTCGGCTCAGCGGGTCGAGTTGGAGGAGGACGAGGTCCACCTACCGGATCCGACCATGGCTCGGATCCGGTGGCACAAGCTCAAGGACACGTTCGGGGGAGGAACGCGCTGGTCCTGGGGGGAGAACGTGGAGCGCGGACTCACCGACGCGGCCCTCGTCGCCATGGACCTTCCTTCGCTCGCCGAGGGCAGGCTGCGCGATGCGTTCCACGGGCGGTTCGACCACGGGCCCGCCGCGCTGGAGGCATTTCCGTATCCAGGGTGA
- a CDS encoding acyl-CoA dehydrogenase family protein, with protein MLNPFTEEHEAFRKTVRTFVEKEMTPHALEWDRAGIFPRELFKKCGELGFFGINHDPAYGGSGLDYWYVTALTEELTRSRNAGVNMALLVQGQMATPIINEIGTDEQKREFLAPALAGEKIAALGISEPGVGSDVANLQTTARRDGDDYVINGSKMWITNGTRADFITLGVRTGGPGHEGVTLVTFPTDVKGFSVSKKLDKVGNLSSDTAILYFEDCRIPRRYVLGNENQGFYHIMTNFQGERLVGALSAVSGMDRMIEDALEYGKERQAFGKPLLGFQVWRHKLVEHMAAIEAARRLTYHAVALFNAKENAVREISMSKLFAGDLAQKVAYDVQQFFGGMGYIEETHIARAWRDIRLITIGGGTSEVMKEILSKMSGF; from the coding sequence ATGCTGAACCCTTTCACCGAGGAGCATGAGGCTTTTCGCAAGACGGTGCGTACGTTCGTGGAGAAGGAGATGACGCCGCACGCCCTGGAGTGGGATCGAGCGGGCATCTTCCCGAGGGAGCTCTTCAAGAAGTGCGGCGAGCTGGGCTTCTTCGGCATCAACCATGATCCGGCGTATGGCGGCAGTGGGCTGGACTACTGGTACGTGACGGCCCTCACCGAGGAGCTGACGCGCAGCCGCAACGCGGGCGTGAACATGGCGTTGCTGGTGCAAGGCCAGATGGCCACGCCGATCATCAACGAGATTGGCACGGACGAGCAGAAGCGGGAGTTCCTGGCGCCGGCGCTGGCGGGGGAGAAGATCGCCGCGCTGGGGATCAGCGAGCCGGGGGTCGGCTCGGACGTGGCGAACCTGCAGACGACGGCGCGCCGGGACGGGGATGACTACGTCATCAACGGCTCGAAGATGTGGATCACCAATGGAACGCGGGCGGACTTCATCACGCTGGGGGTGCGCACGGGGGGGCCGGGGCACGAGGGCGTGACCCTGGTGACGTTCCCCACGGACGTGAAGGGCTTCTCGGTGTCGAAGAAGCTCGACAAGGTGGGCAACCTGTCGTCGGACACGGCCATCCTGTACTTCGAGGACTGTCGCATCCCCCGGCGCTACGTGCTGGGCAATGAGAACCAGGGCTTCTACCACATCATGACGAACTTCCAGGGTGAGCGCCTGGTGGGGGCCTTGTCGGCGGTGAGCGGCATGGATCGGATGATCGAGGACGCGCTCGAGTATGGAAAGGAGCGGCAGGCGTTTGGCAAGCCGCTGCTCGGGTTCCAGGTGTGGCGGCACAAGCTGGTGGAGCACATGGCGGCCATTGAAGCGGCCCGGCGGCTCACGTACCACGCGGTGGCGCTGTTCAACGCGAAGGAGAACGCGGTGCGGGAGATCTCCATGTCGAAGCTGTTCGCGGGAGACCTGGCGCAGAAGGTGGCCTACGACGTCCAGCAGTTCTTCGGGGGCATGGGCTACATCGAGGAGACGCACATCGCGCGCGCCTGGCGCGACATCCGGCTCATCACCATCGGCGGAGGCACCTCGGAGGTGATGAAGGAAATCCTCTCCAAGATGTCCGGGTTCTGA
- a CDS encoding CehA/McbA family metallohydrolase — MPFPLRPLAASLALVGLTLAGCKKESCLGNEASCQVSSPCEALSYACEAASGSALELRVLTPEDRRVGSHSPSGGSETVPGGLNAIASRGDILLGNDRAVAVIAGIGNAHLLDPNGGSLLDLGVRGANNDGLNQMLSVVGVLPADAAHYTSMRLIDERPRRVAVQLDGTLDGRPEFPIHTLYEMRPCEPGVRVRTEVLNTSVDPQLWALADGFYWSGREALPFTSAPGTGYSHPSFSLLTIGDVYSRVPYLAAALPSEPGVSYAQVSCGPKDTVEGFQSDQISLSGLPRTVVPPRDYLVFERFLAVGDQGDAASAVDLALELRQALRGEKYVTLRGTVNRRAPPREHQEHELSVFISEGELAADKSTRTPWSQVTPDSAGRFEARVPAGRKYVVEVHAFGRKVADRQLDVVNEDVELGTFAEPSHTRLTVNVSETDTFAPLTAEVFLVPVDAATRQGTEGNLHAAFTSCAPWLGPPPGPSPACNRFLVVNGFAQVEVPQGRFHVYAFKGPFWTLDRETVSFGDTDTALDFTLKKLPLQPSGTVSADLHVHGAASFDSSLPDQDRVLSFAATDLEVIVASDHDVVYDYSQVVQGLGLQANMSTVAGLETTGHILWLKRHGYDIPLVVGHYNFWPLEYDPTKPRNGAPDDERVEPGELFDRVKASAPEPLREQLIVQLNHPWANQEFGRDLGFPRALALDIRQNLPTTDDGTNAGLYVRSPKGGFANNGQHTQEVMNGSDNSLLPSYRAFWFYVLGQGQLVTGTANSDSHSLTDNTVGVPRNIVYADTSAGPGFDTARFNAALKAGGSFGTNGPIIEATLDTTGGPRRYGLTPVVPSAEARLHLKVSAAPWVPVNEVRVIVNGRLVRTLSGGELARPADAFGDAGLVRYEGSLALSELVTVPGDAWLVVEAGTRLQPTADFGGVGSPEPDGIPDTGDNNGDGVVDHNDISPGSSSGPLRSAALPTSEADPRFHFAQVINGGYPMAFTNPFILDRDGNGRFDAPGVSAP; from the coding sequence ATGCCCTTCCCCCTTCGCCCCCTGGCCGCGAGCCTCGCCCTGGTCGGGCTCACCCTCGCCGGCTGCAAGAAGGAGAGCTGCCTCGGCAACGAGGCGTCCTGCCAGGTCTCCAGCCCCTGCGAGGCATTGAGCTACGCGTGTGAAGCCGCCTCCGGCTCGGCCCTGGAGCTGCGCGTGCTCACCCCCGAGGACAGGCGCGTGGGCAGCCATTCCCCGTCCGGCGGAAGCGAGACCGTGCCCGGTGGCCTCAACGCCATTGCCTCCCGGGGAGACATCCTCCTGGGCAATGACAGGGCGGTGGCCGTCATCGCCGGCATCGGCAACGCCCACCTGCTGGATCCCAATGGCGGCTCGCTGCTCGACCTGGGCGTGCGCGGCGCGAACAACGACGGACTCAACCAGATGCTCTCCGTGGTGGGCGTGCTCCCCGCGGACGCCGCGCACTACACGTCCATGCGGCTCATCGACGAGCGGCCCCGGCGCGTGGCGGTGCAGCTCGACGGCACGCTCGACGGCCGGCCCGAGTTCCCCATCCACACCCTCTATGAGATGCGGCCGTGCGAGCCGGGCGTGCGCGTGCGCACCGAGGTGCTCAACACCTCCGTGGATCCCCAGCTCTGGGCGCTCGCGGATGGCTTCTACTGGAGCGGCCGCGAGGCACTGCCCTTCACGTCCGCGCCCGGCACGGGCTACTCGCACCCCTCCTTCAGCCTGCTCACCATCGGTGACGTCTACAGCCGCGTGCCCTATCTGGCCGCGGCGCTCCCCTCCGAGCCCGGCGTGAGCTACGCGCAGGTGTCCTGCGGACCCAAGGACACCGTGGAGGGCTTCCAGAGCGATCAGATCTCCCTCTCCGGCCTGCCACGCACCGTGGTGCCGCCTCGGGACTACCTCGTCTTCGAGCGCTTCCTCGCCGTGGGCGACCAGGGCGACGCGGCCTCCGCCGTGGACCTCGCGCTGGAGTTGCGGCAGGCGCTGCGGGGCGAGAAGTACGTGACCCTGAGGGGGACGGTGAACCGCCGCGCACCGCCCCGTGAGCATCAGGAACACGAGCTCAGCGTGTTCATCAGCGAGGGCGAGCTGGCCGCGGACAAGAGCACGCGCACCCCCTGGAGCCAGGTGACGCCCGACAGCGCGGGCCGCTTCGAGGCCCGGGTGCCCGCCGGCCGGAAGTACGTCGTGGAGGTGCACGCCTTCGGCCGCAAGGTGGCGGACCGGCAGCTCGACGTGGTGAACGAGGACGTGGAGCTGGGCACGTTCGCCGAGCCCTCGCACACCCGGCTCACGGTGAACGTGTCGGAGACGGACACGTTCGCCCCGCTCACCGCCGAGGTCTTCCTCGTCCCGGTGGATGCCGCCACCCGGCAGGGCACCGAGGGCAACCTGCACGCAGCCTTCACCTCCTGCGCCCCGTGGCTGGGTCCGCCCCCGGGCCCCTCGCCCGCGTGCAACCGCTTCCTCGTCGTCAATGGCTTCGCCCAGGTGGAGGTCCCCCAGGGCCGCTTCCACGTCTACGCCTTCAAGGGCCCCTTCTGGACGCTCGACCGGGAGACGGTGTCCTTCGGCGACACGGACACGGCGCTCGACTTCACGTTGAAGAAGCTGCCGCTCCAGCCCTCCGGCACCGTGAGCGCGGACCTGCACGTGCACGGCGCCGCCAGCTTCGACAGCTCCCTGCCCGACCAGGACCGGGTGCTGTCCTTCGCCGCCACGGACCTGGAGGTCATCGTCGCCAGCGACCATGACGTCGTCTACGACTACAGCCAGGTCGTCCAGGGCCTGGGCCTGCAGGCGAACATGAGCACCGTGGCGGGCCTGGAGACCACCGGCCACATCCTCTGGCTCAAGCGCCACGGCTATGACATCCCGCTCGTGGTGGGCCACTACAACTTCTGGCCGCTCGAGTACGATCCGACGAAGCCACGCAACGGCGCCCCGGACGACGAGCGCGTCGAGCCCGGCGAGTTGTTCGACCGCGTGAAGGCCAGTGCCCCCGAGCCCCTGCGCGAGCAGCTCATCGTGCAGCTCAACCACCCGTGGGCCAACCAGGAGTTCGGACGGGACCTGGGCTTCCCCCGCGCGCTCGCGCTCGACATCCGCCAGAACCTGCCCACCACGGACGACGGCACCAACGCGGGCCTCTACGTGCGCTCGCCCAAGGGCGGCTTCGCCAACAACGGCCAGCACACCCAGGAGGTGATGAACGGCTCGGACAACAGTCTGCTCCCCTCCTACCGCGCCTTCTGGTTCTACGTGCTCGGCCAGGGCCAGCTCGTCACGGGCACCGCCAACAGCGACTCGCACAGCCTCACCGACAACACCGTGGGCGTGCCCCGCAACATCGTCTACGCGGACACCTCGGCCGGCCCCGGCTTCGACACCGCGCGCTTCAACGCCGCCCTGAAGGCGGGTGGCTCCTTCGGCACCAACGGGCCCATCATCGAGGCCACGCTCGACACGACCGGCGGGCCCCGGCGCTATGGCCTCACCCCGGTGGTGCCCTCGGCCGAGGCCCGGCTCCACCTCAAGGTCTCCGCCGCCCCGTGGGTGCCCGTGAACGAGGTGCGAGTCATCGTCAACGGCCGCCTCGTGCGGACGCTGAGCGGTGGAGAGCTCGCCCGCCCGGCGGATGCCTTCGGTGACGCGGGGCTCGTGCGCTACGAAGGCAGCCTCGCGCTGTCCGAGCTCGTCACCGTCCCCGGGGACGCGTGGCTCGTGGTGGAGGCCGGCACCCGGCTGCAACCCACCGCGGACTTTGGCGGGGTGGGAAGCCCGGAGCCCGATGGCATCCCCGACACCGGGGACAACAACGGAGATGGCGTGGTGGACCACAACGACATCTCCCCGGGCTCCTCGTCCGGCCCCCTGCGCTCCGCCGCGCTCCCCACCAGCGAGGCGGACCCGCGGTTCCACTTCGCCCAGGTGATCAACGGCGGCTACCCGATGGCCTTCACCAACCCCTTCATCCTCGACCGCGATGGCAACGGACGCTTCGATGCCCCCGGCGTGAGCGCTCCGTGA
- a CDS encoding AHH domain-containing protein, with protein MRVCGIVALLMLATGCATTRVVNLDTGQGAPIVYTPVDSDPVEIGEKEFKNAVTQLVLDLKLNVALNEAEKDERRSLLASAEGIVDGAQGRTVPSSYERICQRQSEPDSCLSLISAGFTLGVMERRMLALYFALDTVWEGVEEAIKDLANPAALRAMVTSMIGTALVMLAAPEPITKFIAIALTASLIAYLGTGPVWNLKQGFLRLWGESRDAKNIPELEDAGHRFGKILGGNGARVLVVVALAALGGKNAMAAQGPKLPGAAQAAMRAQVEGGFQLSAAFGGEVQAIAVPATGVLNITLAPTAVAAVAMGPGDGIQGDAEGPVHHICTDKNEISEASGGPWTPTFEKFFDQAGMKLSDRANLVRIKGHQGPHPREYHEEVLRRLTQAMKGCRDAAQCRVKLVNELGKIGRDLTTAGTKLRKLITKDTGA; from the coding sequence ATGAGGGTTTGTGGGATCGTTGCACTGCTCATGCTCGCAACAGGATGCGCCACAACGAGGGTTGTCAACCTCGATACCGGGCAGGGAGCGCCAATCGTTTACACTCCGGTCGATTCCGATCCGGTCGAGATAGGTGAAAAGGAGTTCAAGAACGCGGTCACGCAGCTCGTGCTCGACTTGAAGCTGAACGTCGCACTGAATGAGGCCGAAAAGGACGAAAGGCGTTCGTTGCTCGCTTCCGCAGAGGGGATTGTCGACGGCGCTCAGGGCCGCACGGTGCCCTCGTCCTACGAACGGATTTGCCAGCGGCAGAGTGAGCCCGATAGCTGCCTGAGCCTGATCTCTGCTGGGTTTACCCTGGGCGTAATGGAACGGCGGATGCTGGCTCTCTACTTCGCGCTCGACACCGTCTGGGAAGGTGTTGAGGAAGCAATAAAGGACCTGGCGAACCCCGCCGCTCTTCGTGCGATGGTTACATCAATGATTGGGACGGCGCTCGTCATGCTTGCCGCACCCGAGCCAATCACGAAATTCATTGCAATTGCGCTGACGGCATCCCTGATTGCGTATCTCGGCACTGGCCCTGTGTGGAACCTCAAGCAGGGATTCCTCCGTTTATGGGGCGAGTCAAGGGACGCGAAGAACATCCCCGAGCTAGAAGACGCGGGGCACCGTTTTGGGAAGATACTCGGCGGCAACGGTGCCCGCGTTCTGGTTGTCGTCGCGTTGGCAGCGCTCGGCGGAAAGAACGCCATGGCTGCGCAGGGGCCCAAGCTGCCGGGCGCCGCGCAAGCTGCAATGAGGGCGCAGGTCGAAGGCGGTTTTCAACTATCCGCCGCGTTCGGTGGCGAAGTGCAAGCAATTGCCGTCCCAGCGACCGGCGTGCTGAATATCACGCTTGCGCCGACTGCCGTTGCAGCGGTTGCCATGGGACCCGGGGACGGGATTCAGGGTGACGCCGAGGGACCCGTTCACCACATCTGTACGGACAAGAATGAGATTTCCGAAGCTTCGGGCGGCCCTTGGACGCCCACTTTTGAGAAGTTCTTTGATCAGGCAGGCATGAAGCTGAGCGACCGCGCGAACCTGGTTCGCATCAAAGGTCACCAAGGACCTCACCCGCGCGAGTACCATGAGGAAGTGCTTCGGCGACTTACTCAAGCCATGAAAGGATGCCGGGACGCCGCACAGTGTCGGGTCAAGTTGGTCAACGAGTTGGGTAAAATTGGGCGGGATCTCACAACGGCAGGAACCAAGTTGCGGAAACTCATCACGAAGGACACTGGGGCTTGA
- a CDS encoding imm11 family protein, producing MVKRYFDLKIDVYVKGRWYLGEPMDLSCRQIEDIWQFIDGRRLADPGPLRIPIYRSGIPLDIEFAGAGQAPILSERAASVFRELAPNDVQLFPVEVEGQTKPYHLLNVARTVRCIDDAACEEARLYTPDDDMPDKIGQYHVVSGLRIDKSKVGDERAFRLWGWSSPIIVDEEIKGALERTGIMGGRFDEV from the coding sequence ATGGTGAAGCGCTACTTTGACCTGAAGATCGACGTGTACGTGAAGGGACGTTGGTATCTCGGTGAGCCAATGGACCTCTCATGTCGACAGATTGAAGACATCTGGCAGTTCATTGATGGCAGGAGGTTGGCGGACCCGGGGCCGTTGCGCATCCCCATTTACAGGTCCGGGATACCGCTCGATATTGAGTTTGCTGGAGCAGGGCAGGCCCCCATCCTGAGCGAGCGGGCAGCTTCCGTGTTTCGCGAGCTGGCCCCCAACGACGTGCAGCTCTTCCCCGTGGAGGTCGAGGGCCAGACCAAGCCGTACCACCTTCTGAACGTGGCGCGCACCGTTCGCTGCATCGACGACGCGGCATGTGAAGAGGCACGGCTCTATACACCAGACGACGACATGCCTGACAAGATTGGGCAATACCACGTTGTGTCCGGCCTCCGCATCGACAAGTCGAAGGTTGGCGACGAGCGTGCGTTTCGGCTCTGGGGTTGGAGTTCGCCAATCATCGTTGATGAGGAGATCAAGGGAGCTCTGGAGCGAACCGGCATCATGGGCGGCCGGTTCGACGAGGTGTGA